In Oncorhynchus kisutch isolate 150728-3 linkage group LG7, Okis_V2, whole genome shotgun sequence, one DNA window encodes the following:
- the LOC109894222 gene encoding zinc finger protein 420 yields MSRERETLLDEIELSLYTLSEDNLHYLCDRCGIGGKDGSEVKGKSQRSLRRIVGEYCENVIIMDSEDQGISQLLQLKEDIKGIQKDASNVPTSPSQSATVEVDSSQASCDGEPNEGGVWLPNNRQLADPAPEWLIIPQQRESLVPGFDSGAQSLQQDATVLLEDCRFMLGQRFNIKVEKEEDMISVFANAGVCPPESSDSSVEALSTSGMQHQEFDKGKSLQRKKRSTKLSQPQRHLQAHYRKTSSHCSDSDECFSSVSSYQCPECKKRFSSNAGLQKHMRIHSGERPFQCSQCDKSFINSSNLYQHLPVHSGEKPHHCSDCGRTFSTVRYLTKHKRLHSGIKPFCCHQCDKRFIRSDQLKVHMMAHTGERPYQCGQCEKSFKMKSNLKDHLLLHKVEMSHHSPDCDQSFSTEETLKEHMLLHTGEKPFHCLQCDKRSNELKDHMMTHEEQPDSQPSSANGSPNSRHEEQECQEMSLAVKKSSDLIQHLQVNSGEKPFHCLHCENRYSTSEELKEHMKTHAEELPDSQPGSENRSITRSVENQCQEMAHTVKKPDRSPDYGTDFAQQDNLTEHQQTHTGKKSHHCPECGKKYHSASHFKEHLRSHTGERPYQCSQCAKTFTKQIHLKRHLSSHSGEKLYHCENCNLYFPNALELKRHKHTGKKPHQCSVCSVSFPLLEDLKTHERIHTENPHHCSDCGRNFSTAGCLKKHKLLHSGEKPFHCTQCDKQYTRADQLKDHMKIHSEEKPYQCPVCEKKFHDSSKLKVHQRAVHTASSYICSDCGKSFALLGNLNAHQRTHTGVKPHQCPICEKRYSKRSHLKEHVRIHTGERPYQCSQCEKTFTTQTGLNHHLYTHTGEKPRHHCPDCNESFTSWRPFKRHKQQHTGEKPHLCSNCGLTFLIEEDLKAHERIHTGEKPHHCSECGKGLSSEGNLKKHKRLHTGEKPFHCTYCDAKFTRSDRLKVHIMSHNGEKPYQCPECEKSYNNSTQLKNHQRIIHRQEKPYLCSDCGKSFGKLGNLTDHQRMHTGEKPYVCPECGKQFSHGKHLKIHQREHTGEKPYQCLDCEKCFTRVDYLKTHQVTHRPPHMRSTGDKPHRCSDCGKCFRQISGLRAHQQTHTGESLYDCTGYEKSFVNL; encoded by the exons ATGAGTCGGGAGAGGGAAACGTTGTTGGACGAAATTGAACTGAGTTTATATACTTTATCTGAGGACAATTTACATTACTTGTGCGACCGTTGTGGAATAGGGGGCAAGGATGGATCAGAAGTCAAAGGAAAGAGTCAACGCTCATTGCGTCGTATAGTAGGGGAGTATTGTGAAAATGTAATCATAATGGATTCAGAGGACCAGGGAATCTCTCAGTTACTCCAACTGAAAGAAGACATCAAAGGAATACAGAAAGATGCTAGCAATGTGCCAACAAGTCCCAGCCAGTCAGCGACTGTAGAGGTGGACAGCTCACAAGCAAGCTGCGATGGTGAACCAAATGAGGGAGGGGTTTGGCTACCCAACAACAGGCAGTTGGCGGATCCAGCTCCAGAGTGGCTCATTATACCCCAGCAGAGGGAGTCACTGGTTCCTGGTTttgacagtggagcccagtcgTTACAGCAGGATGCAACAGTGCTGCTGGAGGACTGCAGGTTTATGCTGGGGCAGAGATTCAACATCAAAGTGGAAAAGGAGGAGGATATGATTTCAGTCTTTGCTAATGCAG GAGTGTGTCCTCCTGAGTCCTCAGACTCATCAGTGGAGGCATTGTCTACATCAGGCATGCAACACCAGGAATTTGACAAAGGAAAGAGCCTTCAACGTAAGAAGAGGTCCACAAAACTATCACAACCTCAACGACACCTGCAGGCACATTATAGAAAGACGTCTTCCCACTGTTCAGATAGTGATGAATGTTTCTCTTCTGTGAGTTCTTACCAATGCCCTGAATGTAAGAAGAGATTCTCTAGCAATGCAGGTCTTCAAAAACACATGCGAATACATAGTGGTGAGAGGCCTTTCCAGTGCTCACAGTGTGACAAGAGTTTCATTAATAGTTCAAATCTTTATCAACACCTGCCAGTGCACTCTGGAGAGAAGCCTcaccactgctctgactgtgggcgAACTTTCTCTACAGTGCGGTATTTAACGAAACACAAGCGGCTACATTCAGGGATTAAGCCTTTCTGTTGCCATCAGTGTGACAAGAGGTTCATCAGATCAGACCAGTTAAAAGTCCATATGATGGCACATACTGGGGAGCGGCCTTACCAATGTGGTCAGTGTGAGAAGAGTTTTAAAATGAAGTCAAATCTTAAAGATCACCTGTTATTACACAAGGTGGAGATGTCTCACCACAGCCCTGACTGTGATCAAAGTTTCTCCACTGAGGAAACTTTAAAGGAACACATGCTGTtacacacgggagagaaacctTTCCACTGTCTGCAATGCGACAAGAGGTCAAATGAGTTAAAAGATCATATGATGACTCATGAGGAGCAGCCTGATTCTCAGCCTAGTTCTGCTAATGGGTCACCAAATTCCAGACACGAAGAACAAGAATGTCAGGAAATGTCACTTGCTGTCAAAAAAAGCTCCGATCTTATTCAACACCTGCAAGTCAATTCTGGAGAAAAGCCATTCCACTGTCTGCATTGCGAAAATAGGTACAGTACTTCAGAGGAGTTGAAAGAACATATGAAGACTCATGCTGAGGAGCTGCCTGATTCTCAGCCTGGTTCTGAGAATAGATCAATTACCAGAAGTGTAGAAAACCAATGTCAAGAGATGGCCCATACTGTCAAAAAACCTGACCGTAGCCCTGACTATGGAACAGATTTCGCTCAACAAGACAACCTGACAGAACACCAGCAAACACACACTGGGAAAAAGTCTCACCACTGCCCTGAATGTGGGAAAAAATACCATAGCGCTTCACATTTCAAAGAGCACCTGCGTTCACACACTGGTGAGAGACCTTACCAGTGTTCTCAGTGTGCGAAGACTTTCACAAAACAAATACATCTTAAGCGGCATCTGTCCTCACACTCTGGAGAGAAACTTTACCATTGTGAAAATTGCAATTTATATTTCCCAAATGCATTGGAATTGAAAAGACACAAGCACACTGGAAAGAAGCCTCACCAATGCTCTGTCTGTAGTGTTAGTTTCCCTTTATTAGAAGATCTAAAAACACATGAAAGAATTCACACAGAGAATCCTCACCACTGCTCTGACTGCGGGCGAAATTTCTCTACCGCAGGTTGTTTAAAGAAACACAAGCTGTTACATtcaggagagaaacctttccaCTGCACACAGTGTGATAAGCAGTACACCAGAGCTGACCAGTTAAAAGATCATATGAAAATACATTCTGAAGAGAAGCCTTACCAATGCCCTGTTTGTGAGAAGAAATTCCATGATTCTAGCAAATTAAAAGTTCACCAGAGAGCAGTGCATACAGCATCTTCTTACatttgctctgactgtggaaagagctTTGCTCTACTGGGCAACCTTAATGCCCACCAGCGAACTCACACTGGGGTAAAGCCTCACCAGTGCCCCATCTGTGAAAAGAGATACTCAAAACGATCACATCTTAAAGAACATGTGCGTATACACACTGGTGAGAGACCATACCAGTGCTCTCAGTGTGAAAAGACTTTCACAACACAAACGGGTCTTAACcatcacctgtacacacacactggagagaagccccGTCACCACTGTCCAGACTGTAACGAAAGTTTTACATCTTGGAGACCTTTTAAgagacataaacaacaacacactggagagaagcctcacCTGTGCTCTAACTGTGGTCTTACCTTCCTTATAGAAGAAGACTTAAAAGCACACGAAAggatacacactggagagaagcctcacCACTGTTCTGAGTGCGGGAAAGGATTATCTTCAGAAGGTAATTTGAAAAAACACAAGCGGTTAcatactggagagaagccttttcATTGTACGTATTGTGATGCGAAGTTCACAAGATCGGATCGGTTGAAAGTTCATATTATGTCGCATAATGGAGAGAAACCATACCAATGTCCTGAATGTGAGAAAAGCTACAATAATTCCACCCAATTGAAAAATCATCAGAGAATAATACATAGACAAGAAAAACCATACctttgctctgactgtggaaagagctTTGGTAAACTAGGCAACCTTACAGACCATCAGCGAATGCATACTGGGGAGAAGCCTTATGTCTGCCCTGAGTGTGGGAAACAGTTTAGCCACGGAAAACACTTAAAGATACATCAGCGTGAACATACTGGAGAAAAACCGTATCAATGTCTTGATTGTGAGAAATGTTTCACCCGGGTAGATTATCTAAAAACACACCAGGTTACGCATAGGCCTCCTCACATGCGCTCTACTGGAGATAAACCCCAtcgctgctctgactgtgggaagtgTTTCAGGCAGATTTCTGGCCTTAGAGCACATCAGCAAACCCACACTGGAGAATCTCTTTATGACTGTACTGGATATGAAAAGAGTTTTGTAAACCTGTAA